In Bacteroidetes Order II. bacterium, the DNA window TAACAATTCATGGCGCCCCTTTCAGAGATGCAGCAATGCGCTCTGCTTCGGCTAAAACACGAAGGCTATTCCCACCCAAAATTTTTCGGACCTCCACTTCAGAAAACCCCGCTTTAAGGAGTTTATAAGTGATATAGGGCAGTTTTGTGACATCTTCGAGTCCATCCGGCATGGTAGCCCCGTCAAAGTCGGACCCTAAACCCACGTGATCCACTCCGGCAATGCGGGCGATATGGATAATGTGTGCAATTACATCATCTAAGTTGCCTGGTCGTAAACCCTTTTCGCGCTGCACCATCGAAATCACTTGCCACATCATGTAATAATTATTGTTATAGTCGTTTCGGAGCCGTTCATAGACCTCCTCCATCACGGCTTTGGTCATTTGGCGGTTCACCACACTTTCCATAAAGTTCACCATCACCACTCCCCCCCGTTGGCCCAAGGCCCGAATCATGTCGTCGGTCATGTTGCGTACATTCTCGGTCAGCGCCCGAGCAGAAGAATGCGAGGCAATCATGGGGGATTTGGAGACCGCAAGTGCATCCCAGAACGTAGAATCTGCCACATGCGAGAGGTCCACCAAAATACCGAGTCGGTTCATTTCCTGTACCAGATTTCGTCCGGCTTCATTGAGTCCACCCCATTTCGGTGGTGATTGTGAAGCGTCGGCAAAAGAGTTTGTATTTACATGGCTCAGGGTAATGTATCGAACACCTTCATTATGGAAGTGGCGAAGTACCTCGAAGTCGGCATTTGCGATGGCGTGCCCCCCTTCAATGCCCAATAGGATTGCCTTTTTACCTGTGCTTGTGACATTTCGGAGGTCAGCGGCAGAAGTAACGATACGTACAGAGTCTTCAAGCCCCTCTAATTGCCGCCGTAGATAAAAAATCTCTTCCTTCGCCCTGTTGATGGATTCTCGGCCCTCTGGATATTCCGATCCCACATAAATCGAGAAAAAAGCAGCATCCAACCCCCCTTCCACCATACGCGGTAAGTCCACATGCGGCGGTGTTTTATGACGCCTGCGAAATTGATAATTGGGATCCGATACCATCAGGGTGGGGACGTCTATGTGTCCGTCCATTACAAAGGCATCATAATGCAACCCAATCGCCCTTCGCCAAAGCGGGTCTTGGCGAATGAGTGTTGCTTGTTGTGAACGAGGCATGGTCGTTTTTCCGCCATCACGAAACGGTACATCGGGGTTATCCTGCACCAAGGGGACATTTCGTTTCGAACGCCAAGGAGTTTGTGCATGACACGCGGGCAGTGTCAACACCATAAGTAGAATAGATAAACGGAGCATGTTGAAACGGTCAATCATCGGCAGGTTGATCGGTGCGAGAGGTAAAGAACATCCGATCTAAACTATAAGCCCCCCCGCCTATACATAAAATCAATAAAAATCCCAAACCAGTTTCAATGGCATGGGCGGCTTCCATGAAGGGTTCTCCTTTTCCAAGGTGTGCCATTGCAGCCACCATCATGGTCATGACCACAAATGCGGCAGCAATCCGCGTTCCAAGCCCCACAGCCACCAGTATTCCTCCCAGAAATTCGGCAATTGCTCCCATAAACCCCCAG includes these proteins:
- a CDS encoding dipeptidase, whose product is MIDRFNMLRLSILLMVLTLPACHAQTPWRSKRNVPLVQDNPDVPFRDGGKTTMPRSQQATLIRQDPLWRRAIGLHYDAFVMDGHIDVPTLMVSDPNYQFRRRHKTPPHVDLPRMVEGGLDAAFFSIYVGSEYPEGRESINRAKEEIFYLRRQLEGLEDSVRIVTSAADLRNVTSTGKKAILLGIEGGHAIANADFEVLRHFHNEGVRYITLSHVNTNSFADASQSPPKWGGLNEAGRNLVQEMNRLGILVDLSHVADSTFWDALAVSKSPMIASHSSARALTENVRNMTDDMIRALGQRGGVVMVNFMESVVNRQMTKAVMEEVYERLRNDYNNNYYMMWQVISMVQREKGLRPGNLDDVIAHIIHIARIAGVDHVGLGSDFDGATMPDGLEDVTKLPYITYKLLKAGFSEVEVRKILGGNSLRVLAEAERIAASLKGAP
- a CDS encoding DoxX family protein, which gives rise to MKPYVYAIARFSLGMMMMLHGWPKISGGIEKWNSLGAAMENFGIYFFPVFWGFMGAIAEFLGGILVAVGLGTRIAAAFVVMTMMVAAMAHLGKGEPFMEAAHAIETGLGFLLILCIGGGAYSLDRMFFTSRTDQPADD